A window of the Streptomyces albireticuli genome harbors these coding sequences:
- a CDS encoding winged helix-turn-helix domain-containing protein, which yields MTASKINHRAPEPPYRQIAADLIRDIEAGSLEVGSPLPSENELVVRCGVARNTVRNVVAHLRERGYVYTVPKRGTYVRQREQP from the coding sequence ATGACAGCGAGCAAGATCAATCACCGGGCCCCGGAGCCGCCCTACCGGCAGATCGCTGCGGATCTCATTCGGGACATCGAGGCTGGCTCGCTGGAAGTGGGCAGCCCTCTGCCATCCGAAAACGAGCTGGTGGTGAGGTGCGGCGTGGCCCGGAACACGGTGCGGAACGTCGTGGCTCACCTCCGGGAGCGGGGGTACGTCTACACGGTCCCGAAGCGCGGGACCTATGTGCGTCAGCGTGAGCAGCCCTAA
- the fdhD gene encoding formate dehydrogenase accessory sulfurtransferase FdhD: MGRVTSRRRVIRIRDGAVGTRPDTLVAEEPMEIRLNGKPLAITMRTPGDDFALAAGFLVSEGVLATADELERIVYCAGATEDGSNTYNVVDVRLAPGVPLPDIALERNVYTTSSCGLCGKASLDAVRTTARHPVSDGPSPMRLTPELLATLPDRLREAQRVFETTGGLHGAALFSADGELLDVREDVGRHNAVDKIVGRALQQGLLPLSGTVLLVSGRASFELAQKAVMAGIPVLAAVSAPSSLAVDLAAETGLTLVGFLRGASMNVYAGEERVVLDGGAADDGA; the protein is encoded by the coding sequence ATGGGACGGGTCACCTCACGACGCCGCGTCATCCGCATCCGCGACGGAGCGGTCGGCACGCGCCCGGACACCCTCGTGGCCGAGGAGCCGATGGAGATCCGGCTCAACGGCAAGCCGCTCGCCATCACCATGCGCACCCCGGGCGACGACTTCGCGCTCGCGGCCGGCTTCCTGGTCAGCGAGGGCGTCCTGGCCACCGCCGACGAGCTCGAACGCATCGTCTACTGCGCGGGCGCCACGGAGGACGGCTCGAACACGTACAACGTCGTCGACGTGCGCCTCGCCCCCGGCGTGCCGCTCCCCGACATCGCGCTCGAACGCAACGTCTACACCACCTCGTCCTGCGGCCTGTGCGGCAAGGCCAGCCTGGACGCCGTACGGACCACCGCGCGGCACCCGGTCTCCGACGGCCCGTCACCGATGCGGCTCACCCCGGAACTGCTGGCCACCCTCCCCGACCGGCTGCGGGAGGCGCAGCGCGTCTTCGAGACCACGGGCGGGCTGCACGGCGCCGCGCTGTTCTCGGCGGACGGCGAGCTGCTGGACGTCCGCGAGGACGTGGGGCGGCACAACGCGGTCGACAAGATCGTCGGACGGGCCCTGCAACAGGGGCTGCTGCCGCTGTCGGGCACGGTGCTGCTGGTGTCGGGGCGCGCGTCGTTCGAGCTGGCGCAGAAGGCCGTGATGGCCGGGATCCCGGTGCTCGCGGCGGTGTCGGCGCCGTCCTCGCTGGCGGTGGACCTGGCGGCGGAGACGGGGCTGACGCTGGTGGGGTTCCTGCGCGGCGCGTCGATGAACGTCTACGCGGGGGAGGAGCGGGTGGTGCTGGACGGGGGCGCGGCGGACGACGGCGCCTAG
- a CDS encoding IS5 family transposase (programmed frameshift) — MADLVERLVPDELWVLFRRVVPPTEVIRPQGGGRRRAGDREALAAIIFVATSGCTWRQLPPVFGPAWQTVYRRFAQWSRDRVWARLYRVILDELGARGELDWSRCAIDSVSLRAAKGPLTGPNPTDRGKLGSKIHLICDRNGLPLSLGISGANMHDSLGLEPLVRGIPPIRSRRGPRRRRPAKLHADKGYDYDHLRRWLRKRGIRHRITRKGVESSQRLGRHRWVVERTVSWLAGCRRLHRRYERKAEHFLAFVGIAAALIGYRRLAALLTA; from the exons ATGGCGGATCTCGTGGAGCGACTGGTGCCGGACGAGTTGTGGGTGCTGTTCCGGCGGGTGGTGCCACCGACTGAGGTGATACGTCCGCAGGGCGGTGGCCGGCGTCGGGCCGGTGACCGCGAAGCCCTGGCGGCGATCATCTTCGTGGCGACGTCGGGCTGCACCTGGCGGCAGCTGCCGCCGGTGTTCGGCCCGGCCTGGCAAACGGTCTACCGACGCTTCGCCCAGTGGAGCCGGGACCGGGTCTGGGCCCGGCTCTACCGTGTCATCCTTGACGAACTCGGAGCGCGGGGCGAGCTGGACTGGTCGCGGTGCGCGATCGACTCGGTCAGCCTGCGGGCTGCAAAG GGGCCTTTGACGGGACCGAATCCGACCGACCGCGGCAAGCTGGGATCGAAGATTCATCTGATCTGCGACCGGAACGGACTGCCGCTGTCCTTGGGCATCTCCGGCGCGAACATGCATGACAGTCTGGGCCTGGAGCCGCTTGTGCGCGGCATCCCGCCGATCCGGTCCCGCCGTGGTCCCCGGCGTCGGCGGCCGGCGAAGCTGCATGCAGACAAGGGCTATGACTACGACCACCTGCGCCGATGGCTTCGCAAGCGCGGTATCCGCCATCGCATTACCCGCAAGGGTGTCGAGTCCTCGCAGCGGCTGGGCCGGCATCGGTGGGTGGTCGAGAGAACCGTGTCCTGGCTGGCCGGCTGCCGACGCCTCCACCGCCGCTACGAACGCAAGGCCGAACACTTCCTCGCCTTCGTCGGCATAGCCGCAGCCCTCATCGGCTACCGCCGACTGGCGGCTCTGCTCACGGCCTGA
- a CDS encoding sialidase family protein, whose product MSRHATTCLDAKGPGHGAAPPTGSPTPPIPPAPARAVPAPPLRHAPGLPGPRRTVRVPYARALTAAGVTAAALALAAHPVPARATADPAPPARTGFEERVLFSAAQDGPPGEYSCFRIPALVAGPAPGTVLAFAEGRKGNCGDATDIDVVLKRSADGGRTWGPLQLVDEGDGDTHGNPAPVVDRATGRVVLVTTYNKGRQDAANCDVPCDRTPHVQYSDDAGGRWSRPRDLTRSLRPPGWNSWYATGPGHGIQLTRGPDSGRLVVGVNAESHDGTRGTANHAALALSDDGGRHWRLGAVDTHPIAPDGTFRQMPSELTLAERTDGTVYVNGREQNGTDLGHRDDAVSRDGGESFTAPFRALPDLAAPMVQGSVTALRPGRWLLSVPADPDRRRTMTIRSSYDQGHTWESAEHGARVTTDWSGYSDLAVVSPGTAGLLYEAGKGNARDEIRFARFTEEWLGPRTGPGTTTADRGTGGRNGADGQAAPGAYVLGGARPVAGRWGGALAFDGVDDAVRLPYRDSLPLGEKDFTATLWFRGGGTPRGEQPLLWLGGVGGAPQVAVRWEAAVRRVSAQVTAVSGPGPARTATLRTAVAPPGDGRWHFVALRRAGGRLTLTVDDAASWVADVPGSVSRGSTFGAYLGQKPDGRAYLAGELDDVRVFGRGLPEGEVAAVRAGRGAGRAVVWLPLDGVRASSSTRPLP is encoded by the coding sequence GTGTCACGACATGCCACCACGTGCCTCGACGCGAAAGGGCCGGGCCATGGCGCCGCACCCCCCACCGGGTCCCCGACACCACCGATCCCGCCGGCTCCCGCCCGGGCTGTCCCGGCTCCTCCCCTCCGCCACGCCCCCGGGCTCCCGGGTCCCCGACGCACCGTCAGGGTCCCTTACGCCCGCGCCCTCACCGCCGCCGGCGTCACCGCCGCCGCGCTGGCCCTCGCCGCCCACCCCGTACCCGCCCGCGCCACGGCGGACCCCGCTCCCCCGGCCCGTACCGGCTTCGAGGAGCGGGTCCTGTTCAGCGCGGCGCAGGACGGCCCGCCCGGCGAGTACTCCTGCTTCCGGATCCCGGCCCTCGTGGCCGGGCCCGCCCCCGGCACGGTGCTCGCCTTCGCCGAGGGCCGGAAGGGCAACTGCGGCGACGCCACCGACATCGACGTCGTCCTCAAGCGGTCCGCCGACGGCGGCCGCACCTGGGGGCCGCTCCAGCTGGTCGACGAGGGCGACGGCGACACCCACGGCAACCCCGCCCCCGTCGTCGACCGCGCCACCGGCCGGGTCGTGCTGGTCACCACCTACAACAAGGGCCGGCAGGACGCCGCCAACTGCGACGTGCCCTGCGACCGCACCCCGCACGTGCAGTACAGCGACGACGCCGGCGGCCGCTGGTCCCGGCCGCGCGACCTCACCAGGTCGCTGCGCCCGCCCGGCTGGAACTCCTGGTACGCCACCGGACCCGGCCACGGCATCCAGCTCACCCGCGGACCCGACAGCGGCCGGCTGGTCGTCGGCGTCAACGCCGAGAGCCACGACGGCACGCGCGGCACCGCCAACCACGCCGCCCTCGCCCTCAGCGACGACGGCGGCCGGCACTGGCGGCTCGGCGCCGTCGACACCCACCCCATCGCCCCCGACGGCACCTTCCGCCAGATGCCCTCCGAACTGACCCTCGCCGAGCGCACCGACGGCACGGTCTACGTCAACGGGCGCGAGCAGAACGGCACCGACCTCGGCCACCGCGACGACGCGGTCAGCCGCGACGGCGGCGAGAGCTTCACCGCACCCTTCCGCGCCCTCCCCGACCTCGCCGCACCCATGGTCCAGGGCTCGGTCACGGCGCTGCGCCCCGGCCGCTGGCTGCTCTCCGTGCCCGCCGACCCCGACCGGCGCCGCACGATGACGATCCGCTCCTCCTACGACCAGGGGCACACCTGGGAGAGCGCCGAGCACGGCGCGCGCGTCACCACCGACTGGTCCGGTTACTCCGACCTCGCGGTCGTCTCCCCGGGCACGGCCGGCCTGCTCTACGAGGCCGGCAAGGGCAACGCCCGCGACGAGATCCGCTTCGCCCGCTTCACCGAGGAGTGGCTGGGGCCGCGCACCGGGCCCGGCACCACCACAGCGGACCGCGGGACGGGCGGCCGGAACGGGGCCGACGGGCAGGCCGCGCCGGGCGCGTACGTCCTCGGGGGCGCCCGGCCGGTCGCCGGCCGGTGGGGCGGCGCGCTCGCCTTCGACGGCGTGGACGACGCCGTACGGCTCCCCTACCGCGACTCGCTGCCGCTCGGCGAGAAGGACTTCACGGCGACCTTGTGGTTCCGCGGCGGCGGCACGCCGCGTGGCGAGCAGCCCCTGCTGTGGCTGGGCGGGGTAGGCGGCGCGCCACAGGTGGCCGTGCGCTGGGAGGCGGCCGTGCGAAGGGTGTCCGCGCAGGTCACGGCCGTGTCCGGGCCGGGCCCCGCCCGGACGGCGACCCTCCGGACCGCTGTCGCCCCGCCGGGCGACGGCCGGTGGCACTTCGTGGCCCTGCGGCGCGCGGGCGGGCGGCTGACGCTCACCGTCGACGACGCCGCCTCGTGGGTGGCCGACGTGCCGGGGTCGGTGAGCCGCGGGTCGACGTTCGGGGCGTATCTGGGGCAGAAGCCGGACGGCCGGGCGTATCTCGCCGGGGAGCTCGACGACGTGCGGGTGTTCGGGCGGGGGCTGCCGGAAGGGGAGGTCGCGGCGGTCCGGGCCGGGCGGGGAGCGGGGCGGGCGGTGGTGTGGCTGCCGCTGGACGGGGTGCGGGCGTCCTCCTCCACCCGGCCGTTGCCGTGA
- a CDS encoding radical SAM/SPASM domain-containing protein has translation MGDPRLRTCPSPRKLGFAWLEVTGFCNESCDHCYADSGPKGTHGIMTVSDWQRVIDEFAAIGGRDVQFIGGEPTLYPHLARLIGHAHGAGLGIEVFSNMTVIRDPLWEAFKSYGVKLATSYYSDDATEHDKVTNLRGAHKMTRANIRKAVELGIPIRGGVVAVSTQQRVREAVTDLQEIGVDHVGGDRTRAFGRASKGATPSVNDLCGHCALGQVAIGPDGAVWPCVLGRFITLGNVRTTPLTEVWNSPRTIDARAEIAAAHGLKPAQSCTPPQFLPSCGPCGPCVPSVAHCDPREADSQLATATIGAPA, from the coding sequence ATGGGCGATCCCAGGTTACGCACGTGTCCGAGCCCGCGGAAGCTCGGATTCGCCTGGCTCGAAGTGACGGGATTCTGCAACGAGTCCTGTGACCACTGCTATGCCGATTCGGGTCCCAAAGGGACTCACGGCATCATGACCGTTTCGGACTGGCAGCGCGTCATCGATGAGTTCGCCGCAATCGGCGGACGCGACGTTCAGTTCATCGGCGGGGAGCCGACCCTGTACCCCCACCTGGCCAGGCTGATCGGTCACGCGCACGGCGCGGGACTCGGCATCGAAGTGTTTTCCAACATGACCGTCATCCGAGACCCGCTCTGGGAGGCGTTCAAGTCCTACGGCGTCAAGCTGGCGACGTCGTACTACTCCGACGATGCAACCGAGCACGACAAAGTGACGAACCTTCGCGGCGCGCACAAGATGACCCGGGCGAACATCCGCAAGGCCGTGGAGCTCGGCATCCCCATTCGCGGGGGCGTCGTCGCGGTGAGCACACAACAGCGCGTCCGCGAGGCGGTCACCGACCTTCAGGAGATCGGGGTTGACCACGTCGGCGGTGACAGGACACGAGCCTTCGGGCGGGCCAGCAAGGGAGCCACCCCTTCAGTCAACGATCTCTGCGGACACTGCGCACTCGGACAGGTGGCCATCGGCCCCGACGGGGCAGTGTGGCCGTGCGTGCTGGGACGCTTCATCACCCTGGGCAACGTGCGCACGACCCCGCTTACCGAGGTGTGGAACAGCCCTCGGACGATCGATGCTCGCGCAGAGATCGCGGCAGCTCACGGGCTGAAGCCAGCCCAAAGCTGTACCCCGCCGCAGTTCCTCCCGAGCTGCGGCCCCTGCGGCCCCTGTGTCCCCTCTGTGGCGCACTGTGACCCGAGGGAGGCCGACAGCCAGCTGGCCACAGCTACGATCGGCGCACCCGCGTGA
- a CDS encoding bile acid:sodium symporter family protein translates to MRRPFLPGFLARVRVPRVPFDPYIAALLGTVLLAALLPARGAAAPVANGASTGAVALLFFLYGARLSTREAMDGVRHWRLHLTVLACTFVLFPLLGLAARGLVPYVLTPQLHAGLLFLCLVPSTIQSSIAFTSIARGNVAAAVCAGSFSSVVGIVLTPLLVALLLGGHGGGFSAHSLVSIVTQLLVPFAAGQLLRRWVGGFLTRHKKVLGYVDRGSILLVVYAAFSQGVVRGIWHQVTPLRLLALVGVEAVLLGLMLTLTTYGARRLGFGREDRITIVFCGSKKSLAGGLPMAGVLFGAQASLAVLPLMLFHQMQLMVCAVLAKRYARRAPEAVEAPGAVPAPAAAGTAPRQGQVRPALEDTAR, encoded by the coding sequence ATGCGACGCCCCTTCCTCCCCGGCTTCCTCGCGCGCGTACGCGTGCCGCGCGTGCCCTTCGACCCCTACATAGCCGCCCTGCTCGGCACGGTGCTGCTGGCCGCGCTGCTGCCCGCGCGGGGCGCCGCCGCGCCCGTGGCGAACGGCGCCTCCACCGGTGCGGTCGCCCTGCTGTTCTTCCTCTACGGTGCCCGGCTCTCCACCCGCGAGGCGATGGACGGCGTCCGCCACTGGCGGCTGCACCTGACGGTCCTCGCCTGTACCTTCGTCCTCTTCCCCCTCCTCGGCCTCGCCGCCCGCGGCCTCGTCCCGTACGTCCTGACGCCCCAGCTCCACGCCGGCCTGCTGTTCCTGTGCCTGGTGCCGTCGACGATCCAGTCCTCGATCGCCTTCACCTCCATCGCGCGCGGCAACGTCGCGGCGGCGGTCTGCGCGGGCTCCTTCTCCAGCGTCGTCGGCATCGTCCTCACCCCGCTGCTCGTGGCGCTGCTGCTGGGCGGACACGGGGGAGGCTTCTCCGCGCACTCGCTGGTCTCGATCGTCACCCAGCTGCTGGTGCCCTTCGCCGCGGGCCAGCTGCTGCGCCGCTGGGTCGGCGGCTTCCTCACCCGGCACAAGAAGGTGCTGGGTTACGTGGACCGGGGCTCGATCCTCCTCGTCGTCTACGCCGCCTTCAGCCAGGGCGTCGTCCGCGGCATCTGGCACCAGGTCACGCCCCTGAGGCTGCTGGCCCTGGTCGGCGTCGAGGCGGTGCTCCTGGGTCTGATGCTCACCCTCACCACGTACGGCGCGCGCCGGCTGGGCTTCGGCCGGGAGGACCGCATCACGATCGTCTTCTGCGGGTCGAAGAAGAGCCTGGCCGGCGGCCTGCCGATGGCGGGGGTCCTCTTCGGCGCCCAGGCGAGCCTGGCGGTCCTGCCGCTGATGCTCTTCCACCAGATGCAGCTGATGGTCTGCGCGGTCCTGGCGAAGAGGTACGCGCGGCGGGCGCCGGAGGCGGTGGAGGCGCCCGGGGCGGTGCCCGCGCCCGCGGCTGCCGGGACGGCGCCCCGGCAGGGGCAGGTCCGGCCGGCCTTGGAGGACACCGCGAGGTAG
- a CDS encoding aldehyde dehydrogenase family protein encodes MAPSTDLTRTDLTLKPGTEWATAWQRCLAAAPEAFRGERVLNLWNGTWRPDGRPLPATTPVDGTPIAGPPRLDAATAHRAVRASLDQHRAWRNVPLADRKARVRATLDALAGHRDLLALLLVWEIGKPWRAARADVDRAIDGVRWYAGEIDRMTEGRGPLPGPVSNIASWNYPMSVLVHAMLVQVLAGNAVVAKTPTDGGLACLTLASALAAREGLPVTLVSGSGGELSEALVRAPEIGCVSFVGGRDTGARVATAVADLGKRHILEQEGLNTWGVWDFTDWEAFGSRIRKTFEYGKQRCTAYPRFVVQRSAFADFLAVYLPAVRALTLGHPLAVASPDDDLPELDLGPLINAAKAKELTDQVAEAMNRGAIPLHRGELAAGRFLPGQDTSAYVAPVALLSPPPASPLHHAEPFGPVDTIVLVDTEAELLAAMNASNGALVATLSCDDRATYERLAPQIRAFKVGHGVPRSRGDREELFGGFGASWRGAFVGGELLVRAVTEGESAEERVPGNFPDYHLMP; translated from the coding sequence ATGGCACCGAGCACCGACCTCACCCGCACCGACCTCACCCTCAAGCCCGGCACCGAATGGGCCACGGCCTGGCAGCGCTGCCTCGCCGCGGCACCCGAGGCGTTCCGGGGCGAGCGCGTCCTCAACCTCTGGAACGGCACCTGGCGGCCCGACGGCCGCCCGCTCCCCGCCACGACCCCGGTCGACGGCACCCCGATCGCGGGCCCGCCCCGCCTCGACGCCGCCACCGCCCACCGGGCCGTACGGGCCTCCCTGGACCAGCACCGCGCCTGGCGGAACGTACCGCTCGCCGACCGCAAGGCGCGCGTGCGCGCCACCCTCGACGCGCTCGCCGGGCACCGCGACCTCCTCGCCCTCCTCCTCGTCTGGGAGATCGGCAAGCCCTGGCGGGCGGCGCGGGCGGACGTGGACCGGGCGATCGACGGCGTGCGCTGGTACGCCGGGGAGATCGACCGCATGACGGAGGGCCGCGGGCCGCTGCCCGGCCCGGTCAGCAACATCGCCAGCTGGAACTACCCGATGAGCGTGCTCGTCCACGCCATGCTCGTCCAGGTGCTGGCCGGCAACGCCGTCGTGGCGAAGACGCCGACGGACGGCGGCCTGGCCTGCCTGACCCTGGCGAGCGCCCTCGCCGCCCGCGAGGGGCTGCCGGTGACGCTCGTCAGCGGCAGTGGCGGCGAGCTCTCCGAGGCCCTGGTACGCGCCCCCGAGATCGGCTGTGTGTCCTTCGTGGGCGGCCGGGACACCGGCGCGCGGGTCGCCACGGCCGTCGCGGACCTGGGCAAGCGCCACATCCTGGAGCAGGAGGGCCTTAATACCTGGGGCGTGTGGGACTTCACGGACTGGGAGGCGTTCGGCTCGCGGATCCGCAAGACCTTCGAGTACGGGAAGCAGCGCTGCACGGCGTACCCGCGGTTCGTGGTGCAGCGGTCGGCCTTCGCGGACTTCCTGGCCGTCTACCTGCCGGCCGTGCGGGCGCTGACCCTGGGGCACCCGCTGGCCGTGGCGTCACCGGACGACGACCTCCCCGAGCTGGACCTCGGCCCGCTGATCAACGCGGCCAAGGCCAAGGAGCTGACGGACCAGGTGGCGGAGGCGATGAACCGCGGCGCGATACCCCTGCACCGCGGCGAGCTCGCCGCCGGCCGCTTCCTGCCGGGCCAGGACACGAGCGCGTACGTGGCACCGGTCGCGCTCCTCAGCCCGCCGCCGGCGTCACCGCTGCACCACGCGGAGCCGTTCGGCCCGGTGGACACGATCGTCCTGGTGGACACGGAGGCCGAGCTGCTCGCGGCGATGAACGCGAGCAACGGCGCGCTGGTGGCCACGCTGTCCTGTGATGACCGGGCGACGTACGAACGCCTGGCGCCGCAGATCCGGGCGTTCAAGGTGGGCCACGGCGTACCGCGCTCGCGCGGGGACCGGGAGGAGCTGTTCGGAGGCTTCGGGGCGTCGTGGCGCGGGGCGTTCGTGGGCGGGGAGCTGCTGGTGAGGGCGGTGACGGAGGGGGAGTCGGCGGAGGAGCGGGTGCCGGGGAACTTCCCGGACTACCACTTGATGCCGTAG
- a CDS encoding quinone oxidoreductase family protein produces MRRVRYFENGGPEVLRVEEADVPAPGPGELLLRTEAVGVTLPAVRKVREGGLPLPAGLGGEVAGRIVAVGPDVTGFAAGDRVTGLCFGDGYADHSLLLSSMASHVPEGASATAAVALVRSGLVARGAYAAARPAEGESVLVTAAASGVGHLAVQLAAARGASRVVAAVGSAAKADFVRSLGADEVVTYEELAGPAPLPFAPVDIILDAVGGELLSPALAALAPGGRLVAYSSGGGTFEAYDLLVGAKSVIGFQMALIARHHPALMERWRRELWEEFAAGRLRPRVHAELPLEQAARAHEIIESRVNLGKVVLRPV; encoded by the coding sequence GTGCGTCGCGTCCGGTATTTCGAGAACGGCGGCCCCGAGGTCCTGCGGGTCGAGGAGGCCGACGTGCCCGCCCCCGGCCCCGGCGAACTGCTGCTGCGCACCGAGGCCGTGGGCGTGACCCTGCCGGCCGTCCGGAAGGTGCGGGAGGGCGGGCTGCCGCTGCCCGCCGGCCTCGGGGGCGAGGTGGCCGGCCGGATCGTCGCGGTCGGGCCGGACGTGACGGGCTTCGCGGCCGGCGACCGCGTCACGGGGCTGTGCTTCGGCGACGGCTACGCCGACCACTCCCTCCTGCTCTCCTCCATGGCCTCGCACGTCCCCGAGGGCGCGAGCGCCACCGCCGCCGTCGCACTGGTGCGCTCCGGCCTGGTCGCCCGCGGCGCCTACGCGGCCGCCCGCCCCGCCGAGGGCGAGTCCGTGCTGGTGACGGCCGCGGCGAGCGGCGTGGGGCACCTCGCCGTGCAACTCGCCGCGGCGCGCGGCGCGAGCCGGGTCGTCGCCGCGGTCGGCTCGGCCGCGAAGGCGGACTTCGTACGGTCGCTGGGCGCGGACGAGGTCGTGACGTACGAGGAGCTGGCCGGCCCGGCGCCGCTGCCCTTCGCCCCCGTCGACATCATCCTCGACGCCGTCGGCGGCGAGCTCCTCTCCCCCGCCCTGGCCGCCCTCGCACCCGGGGGCCGCCTGGTGGCCTACAGCTCGGGCGGCGGCACCTTCGAGGCGTACGACCTGCTCGTCGGGGCCAAGTCCGTCATCGGCTTCCAGATGGCCCTGATAGCCCGTCACCACCCCGCGCTGATGGAACGGTGGCGACGGGAGCTGTGGGAGGAGTTCGCCGCCGGGCGGCTGCGCCCGCGCGTGCACGCCGAGCTGCCGCTGGAGCAGGCCGCGCGGGCGCACGAGATCATCGAGTCCCGCGTCAACCTGGGCAAGGTGGTGCTGCGACCCGTGTGA
- a CDS encoding DUF2254 domain-containing protein yields MGNDGHLGAPGGARWRPRALSPLREHLRDTFWFTPTVGLVGAAVAAVGVLELDGLLIRTLQDDGDYGAVSTLIELADDTKTIITTVGSAMLTFIGVVFSISLVALQMASGQFSPRVVRLYVRSRITKCTFAVFLATFLFALLVQASYQGDTDPRTVETVPVFSSVTCVVMVLVSLVLFVVYVNSTLRLMRVSHVIDRITRETFRMLEKAGGRADDESVVPGEVTGEVAHRGRAGVLRDVHIARLVRVARRHGLVLRLIPRIGDFVVPGTPVLAVHGGPAPGRRALRYTVSVGVERTFHQDLGFGLRQLSDIAQRALSPAVNDPTTAVQCLDRIVQILAAVAGRPLGALRHYDRKGAVRLVQDLPGWEDLVDLGLAEIRGCAIGAPQVTRRLMAALDDLLRLAPEDRHPPLVRHRTLLRQAVDLAVPEPADREFALLPDRQGIG; encoded by the coding sequence ATGGGCAATGACGGACATCTCGGAGCGCCGGGTGGGGCGCGGTGGCGGCCGCGGGCGTTGTCGCCGCTGCGGGAGCACCTGCGGGACACCTTCTGGTTCACGCCGACCGTGGGGCTGGTGGGGGCCGCGGTGGCGGCGGTGGGGGTGCTGGAGCTCGACGGGTTGTTGATCCGGACGCTTCAGGACGACGGGGACTACGGCGCGGTCTCCACGCTGATCGAGCTCGCGGACGACACCAAGACGATCATCACGACCGTGGGCTCGGCGATGCTGACCTTCATCGGTGTGGTGTTCTCGATCTCGCTCGTCGCGCTCCAGATGGCCAGCGGGCAGTTCTCACCGCGCGTGGTGCGGCTCTACGTGCGCAGCCGGATCACCAAGTGCACGTTCGCCGTCTTCCTGGCGACCTTCCTGTTCGCGCTGCTGGTGCAGGCCTCCTACCAGGGGGACACCGACCCGCGGACCGTCGAGACGGTGCCGGTGTTCTCCAGCGTGACCTGTGTGGTCATGGTGCTGGTGAGCCTGGTGCTGTTCGTCGTGTATGTGAACTCCACGCTGCGCCTGATGCGGGTCAGCCACGTCATCGACCGGATCACCCGCGAGACCTTCCGGATGCTGGAGAAAGCCGGAGGGCGGGCGGACGACGAGTCCGTCGTGCCGGGTGAGGTCACGGGCGAGGTGGCGCACCGGGGGCGGGCCGGGGTGCTGCGCGACGTGCACATCGCCCGGCTGGTGCGCGTCGCGCGGCGGCACGGCCTGGTGCTGCGGCTGATCCCGCGCATCGGGGACTTCGTCGTCCCCGGCACGCCCGTGCTGGCCGTGCACGGCGGGCCCGCGCCCGGCCGGCGGGCCCTGCGGTACACCGTCTCCGTCGGGGTGGAGCGGACCTTCCACCAGGACCTGGGCTTCGGCCTGCGGCAGCTCTCCGACATCGCCCAGCGGGCCCTCTCCCCCGCCGTCAACGATCCGACGACCGCCGTGCAGTGCCTGGACCGCATCGTGCAGATCCTCGCGGCGGTCGCCGGCCGGCCGCTCGGCGCCCTGCGCCACTACGACCGGAAGGGCGCGGTCCGGCTGGTGCAGGACCTGCCCGGCTGGGAGGACCTCGTCGACCTCGGCCTCGCCGAGATCCGCGGCTGCGCCATCGGCGCCCCGCAGGTGACCCGCCGGCTCATGGCCGCCCTCGACGACCTGCTGCGGCTCGCCCCCGAAGACCGGCACCCACCGCTCGTACGGCACCGGACGCTCCTGCGGCAGGCCGTCGACCTCGCGGTGCCCGAGCCCGCCGACCGGGAGTTCGCCCTGCTTCCCGACCGGCAGGGCATCGGATGA
- a CDS encoding MarR family winged helix-turn-helix transcriptional regulator, with protein sequence MTRIRALPSWQLNRASARGRRLVSEALAREGMRMPHHAVLSAVSDLGPVAQAELGRTTGFDPKDMVGILNDLQAAGLITRAPDPADRRKNAISLTDEGGRRLVRLAELGDEANEELLAGLTPGERERFLELLGKVAEG encoded by the coding sequence CTGACCCGGATCCGCGCCCTCCCCAGCTGGCAGCTCAACCGCGCCTCCGCGCGCGGCCGCCGCCTGGTGAGCGAGGCCCTCGCCCGGGAGGGCATGCGGATGCCGCACCACGCGGTGCTGTCGGCCGTGTCGGACCTGGGCCCCGTCGCCCAGGCCGAGCTGGGCCGTACGACCGGCTTCGACCCCAAGGACATGGTCGGCATCCTCAACGACCTCCAGGCCGCGGGGCTGATCACGCGCGCGCCGGACCCGGCGGACCGGCGCAAGAACGCCATCTCGCTCACGGACGAGGGCGGGCGGCGGCTGGTACGGCTGGCGGAGCTGGGGGACGAGGCGAACGAGGAACTGCTGGCGGGGCTGACGCCGGGGGAGCGGGAGCGGTTCCTGGAGCTGCTGGGGAAGGTGGCGGAGGGGTGA